From the genome of Clostridium sp. BNL1100, one region includes:
- a CDS encoding (2Fe-2S) ferredoxin domain-containing protein, producing MKSIAELDEIRKKTLDQLSIRSNEKGIKVVVAMATCGIAAGARPVMKAFIEEINKRNLNNVTVSITGCIGVCKMEPVVEILDKDDKKVTYVNMTPEKAERVVLEHIVNGNVCTDLTIGAQEGM from the coding sequence ATGAAGTCGATAGCTGAATTGGATGAGATCAGAAAGAAAACTTTAGACCAGTTATCTATCAGATCCAATGAAAAAGGCATCAAAGTGGTCGTTGCAATGGCAACCTGCGGAATAGCAGCCGGAGCAAGACCGGTAATGAAGGCATTTATTGAAGAAATAAATAAAAGGAATTTGAATAATGTTACCGTATCTATTACAGGGTGTATCGGAGTATGCAAAATGGAACCTGTTGTGGAAATACTTGACAAAGACGACAAAAAGGTAACATACGTAAACATGACTCCTGAGAAAGCTGAAAGAGTAGTTCTTGAGCATATTGTAAACGGTAATGTATGTACAGACCTGACCATAGGTGCCCAGGAGGGTATGTAA
- a CDS encoding ATP-binding protein, with protein MRDLSLHILDIVQNSITAQATKIKIHISIDSQRDYLLLNISDNGAGMDSDILIKAQDPFFTSRKTRKVGLGIPLLKEAAIKCNGNFNIISEKNGGTKILAAFSINHIDRLPIGEMGETLIAAISSNPQISFILELNSGKGLFRLDTDEVAKTLGDVSITEFDILIWLKEYIDEGIKNIFGGVLNEVDS; from the coding sequence ATGAGGGATTTATCACTTCATATTCTTGATATAGTTCAAAATTCAATCACTGCCCAGGCCACAAAAATCAAAATACATATTTCGATAGATTCCCAGAGAGATTATCTATTACTTAATATTAGTGATAACGGGGCAGGCATGGATTCTGATATTTTAATCAAGGCACAGGATCCCTTTTTTACGTCAAGAAAGACAAGAAAAGTAGGGCTTGGAATACCATTATTAAAAGAAGCTGCAATAAAGTGCAATGGAAATTTCAACATTATTTCTGAAAAAAATGGAGGAACAAAAATATTAGCTGCGTTTTCAATAAATCACATTGACAGGCTTCCCATAGGGGAAATGGGTGAAACCTTGATAGCAGCAATATCGTCAAACCCACAGATTTCATTTATTTTGGAACTGAATAGCGGAAAAGGCCTTTTCAGACTTGATACTGATGAGGTGGCCAAAACCCTTGGTGATGTGAGTATTACGGAGTTTGATATCCTTATATGGTTGAAAGAGTATATTGATGAAGGTATAAAGAATATTTTTGGAGGTGTACTTAATGAAGTCGATAGCTGA
- the nuoE gene encoding NADH-quinone oxidoreductase subunit NuoE, producing the protein MSENRCCCGCTDENSLKLGKIIDKYKGTRGALIPVLHEVQEVYGYLPEDVLKEISEKLNVSLAEIYGVVTFYTQFSLNPKGRFKINICMGTACYVKGSGDILDKFKQKLGIDVGQCTEDGKFSLDACRCIGACGLAPVIMVNDDVHGRLVPDDVDAILEKYKDL; encoded by the coding sequence ATGAGTGAAAACAGGTGCTGCTGTGGCTGCACAGATGAAAATAGCTTAAAACTCGGAAAAATTATTGATAAGTACAAGGGAACAAGAGGTGCTTTGATTCCCGTACTCCATGAAGTTCAAGAAGTATATGGTTATTTGCCAGAAGATGTATTGAAGGAAATTTCCGAGAAGCTTAATGTTTCACTTGCTGAAATATATGGAGTAGTTACTTTCTATACTCAATTCTCATTAAATCCAAAAGGTCGATTCAAAATTAATATCTGCATGGGTACAGCCTGCTACGTAAAGGGTTCAGGAGATATTCTGGACAAATTTAAACAAAAACTCGGAATAGATGTAGGACAGTGTACCGAGGATGGAAAATTTTCACTTGATGCATGCAGATGTATAGGCGCTTGCGGACTTGCACCTGTAATTATGGTAAACGATGATGTTCACGGCAGATTAGTGCCTGATGATGTCGATGCTATACTGGAGAAATACAAAGACTTATAA